The Zingiber officinale cultivar Zhangliang chromosome 9A, Zo_v1.1, whole genome shotgun sequence genome window below encodes:
- the LOC122021610 gene encoding uncharacterized protein LOC122021610 translates to MVDWGPVLVAVVLFVLMSPGLLFQIPGKSGQVVEFSNFHTSSASILVHAIIYFALITLFLIVIGVHVYAG, encoded by the coding sequence ATGGTGGACTGGGGGCCGGTATTGGTGGCGGTGGTATTGTTCGTGTTGATGTCGCCGGGACTACTGTTCCAGATCCCGGGTAAAAGCGGACAGGTGGTCGAGTTTAGCAACTTCCACACCAGCAGCGCGTCTATTCTCGTCCACGCCATCATCTATTTCGCCCTCATTACCCTCTTCCTCATCGTCATTGGCGTCCACGTCTATGCCGGTTAG